The sequence AATAGTCTATACAGCGGGGCTGTTGATCATGGGCATCGACTACGCCTATATTTTAGGACCTTTGGCAGGTGTGGTCAGCCTGGTGCCGATCATCGGTGCCTATGCCGGTGCAATTCCCGCCATGATAGTAGCTGGCATGCAAACCGGATCCGCATTGTGGCTGGTGTGGGTATTTATCTTTTTTACGATAGTACAGTTTGTCGAATCTTATGTTATATCCCCCAAGCTGTTCGGCGATTCAGCCGACCTGAACCTGACTACGGTCATGGTTTCCACTATATTGTGGGGCTGGATGTGGGGCGCGATCGGTGTCATCCTGGCTGTTCCGATGACTGCGGCGATAAAGGTTATCTGCACTCATATCGAACCTTTAAATCCGGTCGCCAAACTACTCGAAGGTAAAATTAAGTTTTAGATTCTTCAGAAAACTCGTGAACGACCCAGATGTTGGGTTCGATATACAATCCGCGATCGTAGTTCAGATCGATTTTTACCGGATTCAAGCCCTGCGGCAGAATATAGTCACCGCTTTCAAAAAAGCGCAAGCCGGTCCATTCCTCCCAGGTTGCTACCGAACCTGAGATGACTGCTGAGCGACGGCAGATCCCGAGCAGTTTACCGCCCAGTTTCAGATGAACCCTTAACCAGGGATCATAGGGTAATCCGTCCTCTGTTCTCCACTGGACATAGTTTTCCATCGGGGTAAGCGGGTATGACTCCTTGAGACTGGGACGAAGGGGAAGAAGCAAACGTTCGAATCCGCGTTGTCTGCCGAGTCCGATCATCTTCTCGACCGCACGGTAACTCATTTTCCGTCCTTTGTACCCGGGATTGACAACGATCTGGAAAGCGACCTGGGTATTGGGATGTTTTCCAGCCTCGAGGTTACCGCAGGCCAGGCTGGCGGCCCAGCCCAAACCTTCGTCAGGAAGATCATCCGAACCACCATGCCATTTAAACGCAAAGCTGTTGCCGATAACTGCGATTTCATCGGTTTCAGTATCTACCAGCAGAAATTGTAAATCCGGATAGGCTGAATAGAGTTGGCCAAAAAATTGCTCTACGAATTCTGCTTTGCCCAGGTATTTTTCCCAGACCTGGTCCAAAAGCTGGAAAGCTTTGCTTTCAAACTGTTCATCCTCGCTCATTCTCAGAACTTTGAACTGATCAGTTTCCATGCGTATATAATAACAAAACGCCGGGGAAAACACCCGGCGTTTTTTCGCTTTGGCATAAAAATTTACTTGATATAATCAGCCACAGCCTGGGCGACTTCGAGCGAAGTATTCGATCCACCCATATCATAGGTACGAACCTTGCCCTCACTGATCACCTTTGCGATAGCATTTTCGAGAGCCTGGCCCTTGTCGATTTCACCCAGCCAGTCGAGCATCAGCTTGGTGGTGATCAACATAGCCATCGGATTGACTTTATATTTTCCTTCGTATTTCGGCGCGGAACCGTGGGTCGGTTCAAACACGGCGTAATCATCGCCGATATTACCCGAGGCCGCGAATCCGAGACCACCCACCAATTGCGCGCACAGATCG is a genomic window of Candidatus Zixiibacteriota bacterium containing:
- a CDS encoding AI-2E family transporter, with the translated sequence MVYTAGLLIMGIDYAYILGPLAGVVSLVPIIGAYAGAIPAMIVAGMQTGSALWLVWVFIFFTIVQFVESYVISPKLFGDSADLNLTTVMVSTILWGWMWGAIGVILAVPMTAAIKVICTHIEPLNPVAKLLEGKIKF